The genomic region GCCCGACCTATCGGGCGAAGTTCCTCGACAATGAATTGATTGCGCGGCACGTCGCGATGATCCTCGACAGCCCCGCCGATACCGCATCGCTCTATGCCAGCCAGGCGATTGAAATCTGCCCGGGCGAAAAGGCGCAGGTGCTCCATCGCGACGCCACGGGATTTCATCAGAGGCTCGGAACGTTCAGCCGCGAAGGGCCGGAGCTGGTCATGAACACGTTGCTGGCGCTCACCGACATCACGGAGGAGATCGGGGCGACGCGAGTGGTGCCGGGTAGTCATCGATGGGAGGATTTCGAGGCCGGCGCGGAGCCCGCGCAAACTGTTCCGGCAACAATGCGCGCCGGTGATGCGCTGTTGCTGACTGGGCGGCTTGTTCATGGCGGGGGCGCAAACACCACGGCGAACCGGTCGCGCCGCCTGATCTCGACCTCCTGGTCGCTCGGTTTTTTCAAATCGGAGGAGGCATGGCACATCGCGATTCCCCTCGAAGAAGCGCGACACTATCCAGCACGGGTGCAACGCTATCTGGGCCTCTATTCACCGTCGCTTCTGGGAGAACTGCCAGGGTTCCTGTGGCGTGTGGATGCCAAGCCGCTTGAGGAACACCTGCAACTCTAAACCGCGCGGGGGGCCAACCTATGACGAAACTGACCGTTGCTATCGTGCTGGCGCTGGGCGCGCTGGCCTTCACGGGTTTTTTCTTTGGGACGAAGTTCCTCCAGCGGAAGAACCTCCTGCTCGGACTGGAATGGTATATTCTGGCAATCTCGGCGACTAACGGGGTCGTCTACTTTCTGACCGGGTGGCAGACATCCTTCATCATCACGAGTTTCTGCGACGCCTTTTCGCGTACCGTGGGCATACCAATAATCGGAATCATCGGTCTGGTTCAGGCCTTCAATGGCTGGAGACCGTCGCACGTCCTGGAGGCCGGGCTGTTTGCGGGCGGGGCATTGGTGGCGGTGCTCGTACTGACCGTAGCGCCGATCCATGAGGCGCTTCCGATGGGTTCGGTCGTTCTCGGCCTCGGCTTTGATGCTGCGTTGATCCTCATGAGCATCGCCCTGTTTCGAGGCGGCGCAGCAGGACACGCATTCGCCGTGGTGCTCTGCGCTCTGGCCCTTCTGGCGATTGCATTGTGGGATGGCATTCCACAAGATCCGGACGGCGCGGGCAGTATCCTGCTGAATTTCTGGGTCGTTTCGGATTTGGTATGGGCGATTGCCTTCGCGGAGGTCTATTTCGCCTATTGTGCGCTGGAAGATCTCCACTGGCAGAATGCCCGTCAGCTGCAACGCTTCTGACAAGGGGGATTGGCACGGGAGGTGCGTGGCGGCTGCGTAAAGGTGACGATGCTGTATAATGGATCGCCCGTGAAGTGCCGCCAATTACTGGGGTCCGATACCAACTAAAGCGGGAGACGGCGCTTGTTGGCTGCTCTCGCGGCCGCATCCGAATAACTGAAATCGTGACAGGGGCCCGCTCACGGACGAGGGAAATATTTTCCGTGCTCAAGTAAAGGCGCCTCGGAGCGGGCATACTCAGAGATTGATATATAGCCGGGTGGCCGAGACGTGTGTCCAGGCTCGTAGCGATAAGAGCCTCGGCGTGTGTTCAAGCACGATCCTTACGTCCGGCATTTTATTCAAAATGCGATTTCGTGACCACACATTCGGGTGTGCCCAGCCGCGCTGAAGGGACGGAACGGTGCGGACCGCGTTGTTCGATGTCGCTAGTATCGATGCCGCTGACCAAGGGCTGGAAGGAATGGAGCCTGACCTGCCGTTCCCATTGGCTTATCGCGGCATTTATAAAGAGCGGCAGCGCGAAGTTGATTGGCAGCTCTACGACAGTATCGGTGTGCGCCGTGCGAACCCTCCTTCCAAAAGGAAAATCCGCCGGAATTACTAACGCTTGGTGTGGAGCACTTTCACCGTGTCACCTCAAATGAGCATCACGCGCACCAGCCGTCGTCGACGAGCAAGATAAGGCCATGAACACCCTTGGCATCGTCGCTTGCCAGAAAGGCGGCGGCGCCGGCCATGTCGTTCGCGTCCATGAAGGCACGCCCGGTCGGCGTCCGGTTGCTCATTTGAGCCATATAGTCTTCGTGGCCCGGACCGCGCAGATGGGCGTTTATCGGTGTGGCGACGTTGCCCGGCGCGATCGCGTTCACGTTGATATTCTCTCGTGCGAGTTCAGACGCGAGCGCCTTGGTCAGCAAGGACACGCCACCCTTTGATGCGCAATAGGCGGGGCAGTTCGGAAAGGCATCGACGCCAGCGATCGACGAAAGGTTGATAACTTTGCCGCCGCCCTGCTTGCGATACCACGGCAAGACCGCCTGAACGCAGAAAAAGGTGCCCTTGAGATTGAGATCGATCTGTTCGTCCCAGATCGCTTCGGTAGTTTCGGCCACGGGCACGGTGCGAAAGGTGCCGGCATTGTTCACCAGAATATCGATACGACCAAATTCGGCGCCGACATCTTCCACAAATCGCTGGATATCAGCAACGTCGGCGCAATTTCCACGCACCGCCTTCGCGTTGCCTCCCGCTGCAACGATTTCAGACACAACCTTGTCGGCCGCCGCATCGTTGCGGCTGTATACGATGGCGACGGTCGCCCCATCCTTGGCGAGGCGTTTGGCGATCGCCTCGCCGATACCCTGGCTTCCGCCAGTGACAATCGCAACTTTTCCCTGAAGTTTCATTTTCTTACTCCGCTAAACCGATTGTGCTCCGTAGATGGCGGCGGCGCGTTCCGCACTGATCCATCCTTCCTGAACGTCGCGGCGGATACTCGCCGGATCACGCGTCCTCGGATCGCCGTAGCCGCCACCGCCGCATGTTACGGATACGACCGCTTCGCCGGGACGAACGGTCAGCACCATAACTTGATCGATGGCGACACGGCTGCCATCGGCCCTGCGGAGATACTGGCTGGAGGCGCCGCCAGTTCCGCCGCCGCGCACGCCCGTGGGACCGTTTACCAAGCCATCGCTGACGAAGGCGACGTCGATGGTGCAATCGACCGGGCCGAAGACCACTTCCAGGCTTGGTGCGCCTCGCTGCCTGCCTGGTCCTTCGGTGTCCTTCACCAGACGGCGGCTCTCGACAAGAATCGGCTGGCACAACTCGTCGAGCTCGACGCTGTCGATGAAGCAAAGTCCCCCATTGCCGGCATGGAGGTAGGTGAGCCATGCATCGTTACCGGAAGTGGCAGCCCCCCCGGTCGCACCCAGAAAAAGCTGGTTGATAAACGGTTTGCCGGTACGTGGATCGCGGCCCGAAACGACACCGCTAGCCGGAGACAGACCGGCCCCGACTTCGGCCATGCCGAAACCGTCGGCGATCTGGGCAATCGCGCCTTGGGTAGCCGCGCAAACACGATCGGCAATGTTGGTCGTCGCGGCCGAGCAACTCGTCGGATGAACTGGGATACCGCAGACGCAGCCTTCGCGCAGCCGTACTTCGACACGCCGGAACGCACCGGCATTTTTTGGCACCGAGTGATCGATCGAGTTGAACACTCCGATCAGCGCGCTGGTACGCGCACATGCCTCGCTGAGGTTAAGGCCGCAGGGCAAGCTGTCGCTGTTTTCCGTGAGATCGACCACGATCCGCGCCTGCGCCGGGTCCACCTCGACGATCGCCTTGATGACGATGCCTTCGACCGGCGTACCGGGAATATGATCGTGCGTGCTCGTTGCGCTGATTCGGCCTGCAGGGAGTTGCCGGATGGCGTCCATCATCCCTTGTTCGCTGTAGTCCAGCCAGCGGTGCGTGAAGGCATCAAGCTGATCCCAGCCGATCTCGGCGGCGAGAGCGAGGAGTTCCTGTTCTCCGATCCGCGCGGCGCCGAGCATGGCAAGGAAATCACCTTTCCATTGCTCGGGTACACGGATGCGCATCTCGCACATGCGCACGATATCTTCGATCGTCTCGAAATTCTCCTGGACCTTGACGGCCGGAAAGATCAGCGCGCCTTCCTCGTACACATCGCGCGCTGTGCCGTGATAGGTTGTGGGAAGCGAATTGCCGATGTCGGCCTGATGAGCTTTGGCGACGACGGTGAAGCGATGCCGCCCGTCGTCGTCGATCACCGGCACCAGAATACTATGATCCGCGGGATGCGAGCAGCCGTGATAGGGCGAGTTGTGTAGAAAGGCGTCGCCGCGCTTCAGTTGGGGATGAAATCGCTGCATTGACGCCGCCATCAAGTCGGGACCAGACAGGACATGGATCGGCAGACTCTCGGCCGCGGCAAGAAGCTGATGGTCGGCAGTGACAATGCATGCCGAGAAATCTCGCGCGCGATTGAGCACTCCGGATCTGCCTGCGCGAAGCAGCGTGTTCGCCATCTTGCGGGCGGCGCCTTCGAACCGGTTGTTGAGGATGGCGAGCTGGGCGCCGTCGAGTGGCGATGTCTCGGAGTTGGGCAAGGTGGTCATGCTGCCGCTCCCTGGGTGGAGAGATCGATCACGAGGCTCCCGTCCCCGGTTCGCCAGAAGGTTGTACCAGGATCGGCGACCACGGTTGTGAAGGGTGATTCAATCAGCGCGGGCCCATGTTGAACTTCGCCGATTGCGAGTAACGGGAAAGATACAACTCTGGTTTCGCAGGCGCCCACGGCGGGGAAATACGCTTGGCGGGTGGCCGGCCGCTGTTCGTCGCCGGCACGGACGTGCATCCGGCCGATCATCCGTTCATGCACCCGGCAGCTGGCCCGCGCCGACCAGCCGATAATCTCCACCGCCGATTGTTCGTCGCGGAAGGCAAAGATCCTTTCGTGGGTTCGGTGCATCGCCTCAACCACCGCGTCGACGTCATCCTGTCCTTCGAAGACGTCGAAGGTGAGGGGCACCTCGATTTCCCACACCTGCTGTTCGTAGCGCGCCTCGAGCGCGAACTGGATCTGTGGGTGGAAACTGCTGCTTCCGGTATCAGCCAAAAAAGCTTCGCTCCGTTGGCGCAGGTCACGCAGGATGGCGTTGGCGCGTTCGCGGTCGAAGCGCGATGTCACCATATAGTCGACCGCACGAAAATCCGCTGCCAGTTCGGACATCAACGCGCCGGCCGCGCTCAGTGCCGCGCCGACCTCCGGAATCACCAGCCTCGGAATGTTCATCCGCCGTGCGATGAAAATGGAATTCAGGCCGGCAGCGCCTCCCCCACCTATCAATATGGCCTTGCGGGGATCGATGCCTTGGTTGACCGTAATGTCGGCAATGGCCTGTGCCATGTTTTCGGTAGCCAGAGTGACGATCGCCAATGCCGCGTCCTCGACGCTCATGCCGAGCGGCGTGGCGATGCGCTGCTGGATCGCGCAACGCGCGGAATCGATCCTTAATGTCATCTTGCCCCCCAGAAAGTAATCGGGGTCGAGATAACCAAGTACGACACATGCATCGCTTAGCGTCGGTTCGATGCCGCCACGACCATAGCAGACCGGTCCCGGAACCGCGCCGGCGCTTTGCGGGCCGACGCGCAGCAGACCGCCTTTGTCCACGTGAGCGATGCTTCCGCCGCCGGCACCGACGCTCTGCACGTCCACCGACGGAAAGCCGGTCATGTGGCCGCGAAAGGGCTGGCCGATCCAGGCGTCTCGGGTGAGGGGGATGCGCCCACCGCGAACCAGGCTGACGTCGTAGGTCGTTCCACCGGTGTCGGCGACCACGATATCTGCGCCGGGCATTGCGCGTTCACCAAAATATTTGCCGGCTACCGGCGCCAGCGATGGCCCGGAATTGATTGCGCGGATCGGCGACTGCGCGACTTCGTGCGCATCGACCATGCCACCCTGCGATGTGAGAACGAGCAATCGGCCCCTGAACCCGACCGACCGCAACCTTTCGGTGAGCGAACCGAGATAGGAGCCCATCAGCGGACGCAGCGAGGCATCAATGGCGGCGGATGAGGCGCGGCGGAATTCGCGGATCGTCGGATTGAGCGTGCTGGACAGGGTTACCGGCACGCCAGGAAGGTGTTCGGCAAGAAGTTCGCGGATTCGCAATTCATGGGCGGTGTTGGCCACCGCCCACAACAGCGCGACGGCCACTGCCTCGACCTTTAATGCAAGAAGATGCTCACAGATCGCTACGACCGCCGCCTCGTCCAATGGAGTCACAACGCGTCCGTCGGCGCCGATTCGTTCGGGTACCTCGAAGGTTAGCGAGCGCGGGATGTAAGGCTCGGGATAGGCGATGGTAAAGTTGAACGGCTCCATCCGGCCGCCTTCACGCAAGACGAGAATGTCAGGATGACCCTGCGTAGTGAGCAGCGCCGTTCGCGCGGTGCGGCCGGTGATGACCGCGTTGATTGCGTGGGTGGTGCCGTGAATGAATACATCGGCTTTCGCGAGATAATCGGCGAGATCGACACCCGCCGCCTCTGCCGCCAGCCGGGCCGCGTCGAGCACGCCGCGTACAGGGTCGTCCGGAGTAGTCGACGCCTTGAACATTTCCAGGTTGCCGTCATCGTCCTCCACGATGAGATCGGTGAACGTCCCACCGGTATCGCAAGCCAACCGCATAGCTGTCGTTTCCGTCTCGTCGTCGAGTTGAAGGGCCATCGAATATATTACGGATCGGTAAGTGTCCAATGCGGTTCCGTGAGTCAATGCTATTTTTATGTCGCGGCGCTGATCGGGAAGGCGACCCGGCGTCAAATCTCCACACCGTTGACTTACGTATCCGTAATAGTAATATTCGGATCGGTAAAGAAGGGTTGTTTAAAGTTTGGGTATAAACGATTCCAGAACGGCAGTTTCATCGCCATCGAAGCCTGTCGTGAGTCCGCGCGAGGCCGAGACGCTCTGGCGGTGGGCTTTTGCGGGAGATGCGACGGCGATTCCGATTGCCAGTGAATTGGACGCGATCTTTCGTATGCGCTCCGCGACATGTGGGAGTGATTATCTTCTGCGGATCGTTCCCGCGCGGGAAGCTCGCGTCGTCGACTTGCAAGCCGCTTTGCTCGACTACCTGGGAGACGTCGTACCGGATCTTCCCGTCCCGCGATTGTGTCGCAACGCCAGCGGCCAGCTGGTTACGCTACTGAATACCGGCCAACTGGCGCTTGCGATGACTTTCCTGCCCGGCCGGCCCTTGGCCGCACTGAAAACCGAGGAGATCGATCGCGGCCGGATATTCGCGGAGCTTGCCCGGCTGGATC from Sphingomonas sp. CL5.1 harbors:
- a CDS encoding hydantoinase/oxoprolinase family protein; protein product: MALQLDDETETTAMRLACDTGGTFTDLIVEDDDGNLEMFKASTTPDDPVRGVLDAARLAAEAAGVDLADYLAKADVFIHGTTHAINAVITGRTARTALLTTQGHPDILVLREGGRMEPFNFTIAYPEPYIPRSLTFEVPERIGADGRVVTPLDEAAVVAICEHLLALKVEAVAVALLWAVANTAHELRIRELLAEHLPGVPVTLSSTLNPTIREFRRASSAAIDASLRPLMGSYLGSLTERLRSVGFRGRLLVLTSQGGMVDAHEVAQSPIRAINSGPSLAPVAGKYFGERAMPGADIVVADTGGTTYDVSLVRGGRIPLTRDAWIGQPFRGHMTGFPSVDVQSVGAGGGSIAHVDKGGLLRVGPQSAGAVPGPVCYGRGGIEPTLSDACVVLGYLDPDYFLGGKMTLRIDSARCAIQQRIATPLGMSVEDAALAIVTLATENMAQAIADITVNQGIDPRKAILIGGGGAAGLNSIFIARRMNIPRLVIPEVGAALSAAGALMSELAADFRAVDYMVTSRFDRERANAILRDLRQRSEAFLADTGSSSFHPQIQFALEARYEQQVWEIEVPLTFDVFEGQDDVDAVVEAMHRTHERIFAFRDEQSAVEIIGWSARASCRVHERMIGRMHVRAGDEQRPATRQAYFPAVGACETRVVSFPLLAIGEVQHGPALIESPFTTVVADPGTTFWRTGDGSLVIDLSTQGAAA
- a CDS encoding SDR family NAD(P)-dependent oxidoreductase, which translates into the protein MKLQGKVAIVTGGSQGIGEAIAKRLAKDGATVAIVYSRNDAAADKVVSEIVAAGGNAKAVRGNCADVADIQRFVEDVGAEFGRIDILVNNAGTFRTVPVAETTEAIWDEQIDLNLKGTFFCVQAVLPWYRKQGGGKVINLSSIAGVDAFPNCPAYCASKGGVSLLTKALASELARENINVNAIAPGNVATPINAHLRGPGHEDYMAQMSNRTPTGRAFMDANDMAGAAAFLASDDAKGVHGLILLVDDGWCA
- a CDS encoding phytanoyl-CoA dioxygenase family protein produces the protein MAGETIERDLQRVAIDTEAQLLAEILDRDGAVVLEGVLSREDVALVNAELDVEMGPMPEGNWAAASEDWIAEFQGYKTKRLQHCVRYSPTYRAKFLDNELIARHVAMILDSPADTASLYASQAIEICPGEKAQVLHRDATGFHQRLGTFSREGPELVMNTLLALTDITEEIGATRVVPGSHRWEDFEAGAEPAQTVPATMRAGDALLLTGRLVHGGGANTTANRSRRLISTSWSLGFFKSEEAWHIAIPLEEARHYPARVQRYLGLYSPSLLGELPGFLWRVDAKPLEEHLQL
- a CDS encoding hydantoinase B/oxoprolinase family protein, giving the protein MTTLPNSETSPLDGAQLAILNNRFEGAARKMANTLLRAGRSGVLNRARDFSACIVTADHQLLAAAESLPIHVLSGPDLMAASMQRFHPQLKRGDAFLHNSPYHGCSHPADHSILVPVIDDDGRHRFTVVAKAHQADIGNSLPTTYHGTARDVYEEGALIFPAVKVQENFETIEDIVRMCEMRIRVPEQWKGDFLAMLGAARIGEQELLALAAEIGWDQLDAFTHRWLDYSEQGMMDAIRQLPAGRISATSTHDHIPGTPVEGIVIKAIVEVDPAQARIVVDLTENSDSLPCGLNLSEACARTSALIGVFNSIDHSVPKNAGAFRRVEVRLREGCVCGIPVHPTSCSAATTNIADRVCAATQGAIAQIADGFGMAEVGAGLSPASGVVSGRDPRTGKPFINQLFLGATGGAATSGNDAWLTYLHAGNGGLCFIDSVELDELCQPILVESRRLVKDTEGPGRQRGAPSLEVVFGPVDCTIDVAFVSDGLVNGPTGVRGGGTGGASSQYLRRADGSRVAIDQVMVLTVRPGEAVVSVTCGGGGYGDPRTRDPASIRRDVQEGWISAERAAAIYGAQSV